The DNA segment TCACTACAATTGTAAATTAATACCATCCTATTTCCACCATTATGAAGATAAAATGGGACATATAATTAGAGAAATAATAAAAAATGGATCTTAAGACCAACAACGATTAATTGTTTGGTGACAGTTCCAATTGAATTTAGTTTGAAAAAATAGTATTTAGAATATAGTTAAGATTACTTTAATTCATCAAGTATGTCTTCATCTTTTTTGAAGATCCATGTAAGACCAACCATATCCAATGCAGTTATTCTAGATGAAACGGGATTCTCAGATTCCTGTTTAACCAGAGAAATAGACTGATTTGGGACAGGTTCATGTTTGTATTGTATTAAAGTTGACATAATTTAGATATACAAAATTTACTTAAAACGTTAATGAATAAATGATCCATAAAGGCTTGAACCTTTTTTGGAGGTTTATTTTTCCACAGGAAGATCTAATTTATTTCCCCATTCTCCCCAAGAACCTAGATAAACTCGAACATTTTCAAATCCCAATTTTTTCAAAACCAAAAAGGAATTAGCTGCACGATATGCTCCCTGACAATAAGTGACAATTTCAGAGTCTTTGGGATAATCATACATTTTAGATAATTCATCATCATCTTTGAAAGTCCCATCCTCATTGAGATTTTGATTCCAATCAATATTGATTGCATTTGGTATATGGCCAGATTGAGCTGCGCGGACTGTGGTTCCATCATATTCACCAGTAGAGCGAGCATCAAGGATTTTTAAATTATCTAGATTATCTCTAATGTATTCAAATCCTGAAATAATATTAGGATTAATTTTTCCTGAAAATTTAGAGGGTTTGAAACCATTAGGTTTTGTTTCAATGGATAGATTTTCTTTTTTCCATTTTGTAATTCCTCCATCTAACATGAAGACATTTTGATGTGAAAAATACATTAGCATCCAGACACCCCTTGCTGCCAACATACCAGAAACAGAATCATAAAATACAATTTTCTTTTCAGGTGTTACTCCAAGAAATGAAAGAAGGTTGCGGGATTGATTATTGAAATTTTCTATTCCTTCTTTTGTAGTATCAATCCAATGAAATGCAAATAGATCCAAATGAACAGCTCCTGGGATATGTCCTTCTGAATATTCCTTAAATGAGCGTGTATCGGCTATGATGAGATTAGATTCGTTTAGGATTGAATTTAGTTCAGTTGTGGAAATTAGCACAATAGAGGTTTTCAATAATCAAATTAATTTCTTTGAATTATTGACTATAACATTAGGCGTTGAGTTCCTCTATTCACGATAATAATCTTATTTCTACTAGGAATTCCTATGAGAGGTTTTTTTATAATCCACCTTGATTTTGTGCCCCTATTGGTTGTGATTTTATTACCTTTAGGTATGTATGAAAATAGGGTAATTTGATTTGTTTTTTCAAACCGTTTTTGTGATAAATTATTTGAAAAATATGATGATGTGCCCCTTTGATTATTCATAAGAACCAATTTCATGTGTTTGTTTCAAAAGTATGTATTTATGTGTTTCAGAAAGTATGATGTTATGCTGTTTTGAAAAAAGCTAAATCACAGATTAAGAGAATCTAATAAAAAGAAGAAAAGAAAAGGATTTTTTCTATTCGTTTACGTATGCTCTTTCGCCATGCTGTGCCAAATCGAGACCAATCTCCTCTTCTTTAGGAGTGACTCTGATTCCGCCAGGCCATACGGCATCCATTACCTTAAGGATTACAATTGTTACACCAAAGGCATAGCCTATTGATATAGCAGCACCAATGATGCTGATTGCTTGCTGTTCCATTCCTTCTGCAGTGCCAGTCCATGCTCCGATACCGTCTCCAGTATCCCAAACGTGTGGGCTAGCTAATGTACCAGTCAAAATTGCACCTGTAAGACCACCCATTCCGTGTACTCCCCATACATCTAATGCGTCGTCCCATTTGCGTGCACTCTTGAATGCTATTGCTGCATAACAAATTGTACCAGCTGCAATACCGATTATAATCGCAGCCATTGGACCTACCCAACCAGAGGCTGGTGTGATTGCTACCAATCCTGCTACTGCTCCTGATGCAGCTCCTACGACACTTGGTTTTCCTGTATGTGCCCAAGACATGAGCACCCAAGTGACTGCAGCCATACCAGTTGCTGTATTTGTAACAGTCCATGCGCTGACGGTAATGCCGTCTACCATAACTTCACTTCCTGCATTGAAACCAAACCATCCAAACCAGAGTATTCCTGCTCCGAGGACTACCATTGGGATATTGTGTGGTTCCATTGGCACTTTGCCGTATCCAAGACGTCTGCCAAGGACTAAGGCTCCAGCCAATGCTGCAAATCCTGAAGATATGTGTACTACAGTACCACCTGCAAAGTCTAATGCATATGATGGCGATAATTCTGGATCGAGGTCAATTGCACCTCCTCCTATGTAGCCTCCTCCCCATACCCAATGTGCTATTGGGTCATAAACGAAGGTTCCCCATAAGAGTACGAATATGATCAATGCGCTGAATTTGATTCTGTCAATCAAACCACCAATAATTAGAACTGGTGTAATGATTGCGAAGGTTGCTTGGAACATTGCAAATAGTTGGTGAGGTACTGTACCTGGCCAACCTTGACTACAAAAGTCCCCTTCCTTAAATTCATTCATCTGATAAGCTGCAGACCATGTGTCATGACAAGGACCAACTTCACCTAACGGTGCCCAAGCTGATACCATGTTAAATCCAACATAATCTAGGTTACCCATGAATAAGTTTGCATCAGAATCAACTCCACCAAATGCTAGTGAGTATCCCCATAGAACCCATTGTACTGACATTAGACCCATTACAATGAGGGTCATACCAAGTACGTTGACGATGTTCTTTGATCTGGCTAAACCACCATAAAAGAAACCGACTCCTGGAGACATGAAGAGTACTAATGATGTTGCTGTTAGCATCCATGCTGTATCACCTGTGTCTATAAGACAAGGTAGCATGCCGCCTTCGCCATCATCATACCAACATTCGTTAGGGTTACCAGTGTAAATTCCACTGGTTCCTTTGACATATCCGTCCATACCATCTTCAACACTTTGTGCATATGCCTGAGACATAGCACCAGTTGCTGTGATAGATACTGCGGCTACAAGTAATAGAGCATACTTGTAGTTCCTAGAATTCATTAAATTAATCGAAATTGAAAATTATTTAAGCATTGAAGACTCGAAAGCATGCAAAAAAGTAACTTATTATATTTCAGTGTATTCTGATAATAACATAAAAGAGGAATATTATGATAAAGGTGAGTAAATGAAAGTCAAATCAGATACAAAATTAGCAATTTTTGATACATTCAAGACAAAAGGCAATGATCTAACTGGAGAAGCAAATAGACAAAGAGCGATCATTGCAATTCTTGGAAGTAATGCAAATCCAGCAGAAAGAACAAGGACAGGTATTTCTCAAAGAATTGCAAAAAAACATGGTATTGCTTGGAAGAATATCTATTCAGGAATATTTCGAGATCTTGATGAAATCTTACTTCCTATGGAGATTGCCGAAGAAGATGGCAGATTACCTTTGAAAAGAGGTCCTAAAGCTCTACAAGAGAAAGGTATTCCATATTATCATTTGACAAAAAAAGGAATTTTGGTAGCATTATCCATTAATGAATGTAAAAACAGAGAAAAACTACTAAGCGAGTTTTTCTCAAAGTCCGAACCTGCTGAAAAAGAATTTGAAAAGGTCTTATCGAGACTTGTGAAGACAAGTCCAATTTTCACATATTCAATTTTCCAAAAATACGTTAAGGCTTTTTGTGAAAATAAAATCAAAGAATTGTTGCCTTTTGATCTCTCAAAATTACAAGATATTTCTGATGAATCTTTGATAATTCAGAAAGAGATTCTTTCAGCATTTGCTAAACTGTCAAAACAGGAAAAAGATGAAGCGATCGTATTTTTAGATAAAATTACTTAGAATTTGTTCCTAGGACCAGATCGCCAAACATTAAAATCAGTTGCCTAAGGAGATTGATCGAAATGGGCGGTTCTAAGAATGTCTATGCCTCAGTAAAAGCATACAGTAAACGAGGTAAATTACTCACAAAATCTGATTTTCAAACACTTGCTGAATCTAGAGATTTAGAGGAATTAATGACTAGAATCAAAAATACTGTATATGGGGAAGCAGTAGCAGACGTTCAAAAACCATATTCTTCACAAAGTATTGAATCAGCCCTTAGAAGCAAATTAGCAGATATTCATTATTCAATAGCAAAAACATCTGGAAGTTCTGGCGTCCTAGATGCATATTATATGAAATTTATTGTTTCAAATCTAAAATTAATATTAAAAGGGAAAATCCTAGGAAAATCTCAAGAAGAAATTGAATCTCATGTTAACCTTCATGCAGAAGAATTAATCAAACAGAGAGATGTTATAGTTAAGGCATTAGTTGCAAAAGACTTTGAGGAAGCAGTAGCAAGTTTGAATTCAGTTGAATTTGCAGATGAGATTGCAAAAGCTGCTGCATTATACAATGAAAAGAAAAACCTCCAAATCTTTGACACATATTTTGATAAGATATTATTTCAACATCTAGCAGGTGCAATGAAAAATTATGCCGACAAAGAAGCAACAAAAATTGTTTCAATGGATATTGACTTTTATAATATTTTGAGTGTGATTAGAGGAAAATTCTGGGGATTGCAAGAAGAACAAATTCAAGATTTGATAATCAACACCAGTCCGCCAGCTAAAGAATTACTTGGAAGAATGATGGCAGCAGGTACAGTTAGAGATGCATTTAATGAATTATCAAGTACAAAATACAAAGACTTGGTTCCTCAAGTTGAAAATGAACTAGACGCTATTGCAGAGTTTGAAAGAGCATTTGAGATGTCAATATACAGTGCATCACTTAGATCATTTACAAAGATGTTCAGCTTTGCAACAATCGTGGGAATTACAAAATTAACTGCATTTGAAATAAGAAATCTAGCAGCCATTGCATTTGCTGTTGAGCAAAAGATTCCAACCGAGACTACAATGTCAAAATTAATCCTAGAAGAAGAATAGGATTTTCTGAAATGTTTAATTTTTCAAAAAAAACAGAGGTTTCTACAGAAGTATTAATCAAGTTTATTTGGGTTAGCTCATTTTTAGCCATGATTTTTTCCCTTCCTCCTTTAGCAGTATTTTTGGGAATCTATTTTCTTACAGGAGAACTCATTATTGGAGCAGTCATAGGTTTTGGCCTTCATTTTGTAATTCTAGCCTTTTCAGGAAGAATCTCAAAAGTGATTACAAAACTGGTGAGCTAAGTATAAGAAGTTAAACTAAAAGATGATGTATTATGATGGGAGATAGAGATTTTCGAAGTATTGTTGAAAACGCATTGGACTCTATTGGA comes from the Candidatus Nitrosopumilus sediminis genome and includes:
- a CDS encoding ammonium transporter, which codes for MNSRNYKYALLLVAAVSITATGAMSQAYAQSVEDGMDGYVKGTSGIYTGNPNECWYDDGEGGMLPCLIDTGDTAWMLTATSLVLFMSPGVGFFYGGLARSKNIVNVLGMTLIVMGLMSVQWVLWGYSLAFGGVDSDANLFMGNLDYVGFNMVSAWAPLGEVGPCHDTWSAAYQMNEFKEGDFCSQGWPGTVPHQLFAMFQATFAIITPVLIIGGLIDRIKFSALIIFVLLWGTFVYDPIAHWVWGGGYIGGGAIDLDPELSPSYALDFAGGTVVHISSGFAALAGALVLGRRLGYGKVPMEPHNIPMVVLGAGILWFGWFGFNAGSEVMVDGITVSAWTVTNTATGMAAVTWVLMSWAHTGKPSVVGAASGAVAGLVAITPASGWVGPMAAIIIGIAAGTICYAAIAFKSARKWDDALDVWGVHGMGGLTGAILTGTLASPHVWDTGDGIGAWTGTAEGMEQQAISIIGAAISIGYAFGVTIVILKVMDAVWPGGIRVTPKEEEIGLDLAQHGERAYVNE
- a CDS encoding V0D/AC39 family V-type ATPase subunit; the encoded protein is MGGSKNVYASVKAYSKRGKLLTKSDFQTLAESRDLEELMTRIKNTVYGEAVADVQKPYSSQSIESALRSKLADIHYSIAKTSGSSGVLDAYYMKFIVSNLKLILKGKILGKSQEEIESHVNLHAEELIKQRDVIVKALVAKDFEEAVASLNSVEFADEIAKAAALYNEKKNLQIFDTYFDKILFQHLAGAMKNYADKEATKIVSMDIDFYNILSVIRGKFWGLQEEQIQDLIINTSPPAKELLGRMMAAGTVRDAFNELSSTKYKDLVPQVENELDAIAEFERAFEMSIYSASLRSFTKMFSFATIVGITKLTAFEIRNLAAIAFAVEQKIPTETTMSKLILEEE
- a CDS encoding sulfurtransferase codes for the protein MLISTTELNSILNESNLIIADTRSFKEYSEGHIPGAVHLDLFAFHWIDTTKEGIENFNNQSRNLLSFLGVTPEKKIVFYDSVSGMLAARGVWMLMYFSHQNVFMLDGGITKWKKENLSIETKPNGFKPSKFSGKINPNIISGFEYIRDNLDNLKILDARSTGEYDGTTVRAAQSGHIPNAINIDWNQNLNEDGTFKDDDELSKMYDYPKDSEIVTYCQGAYRAANSFLVLKKLGFENVRVYLGSWGEWGNKLDLPVEK